A single window of Sneathiella limimaris DNA harbors:
- a CDS encoding HesB/IscA family protein, giving the protein MSDAQIMTLTEKAEARLSTLLSQNDKPVLGLRIGITNTGCNGLSYTMDYATEEKESDAIVDTGKVRLLVDEDAIQYVNGTEMDWEEKGLESKFTFVNPNEKGRCGCGSSFHV; this is encoded by the coding sequence ATGAGTGATGCACAGATTATGACATTGACGGAAAAAGCCGAAGCCCGGCTAAGCACCTTGCTTTCCCAAAATGACAAGCCTGTTCTTGGCTTGCGCATTGGCATTACCAATACAGGCTGCAATGGCCTTTCCTACACAATGGATTATGCGACTGAAGAAAAAGAGTCAGACGCAATTGTAGATACTGGCAAGGTACGCCTGCTCGTCGATGAAGATGCCATTCAGTATGTAAATGGCACCGAGATGGATTGGGAAGAAAAAGGCCTTGAATCCAAATTCACGTTCGTGAACCCCAATGAAAAGGGACGCTGCGGCTG
- a CDS encoding SUF system Fe-S cluster assembly protein: protein MSVSETQRPVATGPYQEGTSSSPLEGKIIEALRTVFDPEIPVSIYDLGLIYVIDIDESGHTYVGMTLTAPGCPVAGEIPGWVRDAVIKVEGISEVEVEILWDPPWTPDNMSEAAKLDLGMF from the coding sequence ATGAGCGTATCTGAAACACAAAGACCCGTTGCGACAGGCCCCTATCAGGAAGGAACAAGCTCCTCGCCCCTCGAAGGCAAGATTATTGAAGCCTTGCGAACAGTTTTTGATCCTGAAATTCCTGTCAGTATTTATGATTTGGGCCTCATTTACGTCATTGATATCGACGAAAGCGGTCATACATATGTTGGCATGACATTAACAGCACCTGGATGCCCTGTTGCAGGGGAAATTCCTGGCTGGGTAAGGGATGCAGTGATAAAAGTTGAAGGCATTTCTGAGGTAGAGGTTGAAATCCTCTGGGATCCGCCTTGGACACCTGATAATATGTCAGAAGCCGCAAAACTTGATTTGGGTATGTTTTAA
- the sufU gene encoding Fe-S cluster assembly sulfur transfer protein SufU, which yields MSDLKSLYQEVILDHSKNPRNFGEISPCTHTGHGHNPLCGDTVTIFCNLDNNGTILEISFEGKGCAISMASASLLTDILKGKTVEQAKSLFSEFHQLVTSEQDNNDPSEEAERLQILAGVRQFPMRVKCATLPWHALMAALEGREPASTEFSS from the coding sequence ATGAGTGATCTGAAGTCCCTATATCAGGAAGTCATCCTAGATCATTCCAAGAATCCCCGAAATTTTGGGGAGATTTCTCCCTGTACGCATACAGGTCATGGCCACAATCCGCTTTGCGGGGATACGGTTACGATATTCTGTAATCTGGATAACAATGGAACTATTCTGGAGATAAGTTTTGAAGGAAAAGGGTGTGCTATTTCAATGGCTTCCGCATCATTGCTTACAGATATTCTGAAAGGAAAAACAGTCGAACAGGCCAAATCCCTGTTTTCAGAATTTCATCAGCTCGTCACCAGCGAGCAGGACAACAATGACCCTTCAGAAGAAGCTGAACGGCTACAAATATTGGCAGGTGTACGCCAGTTCCCTATGCGCGTTAAATGCGCCACTCTTCCCTGGCATGCCTTGATGGCTGCACTGGAAGGTAGAGAACCGGCCAGTACGGAGTTTTCATCATGA
- a CDS encoding aminotransferase class V-fold PLP-dependent enzyme — protein MTTFDVEKIREDFPIFKEKIHGKRLTFLDSGASAQKPTVVLDAINKAYSQTYANVHRGVHYLSQKSTELYEGARETVRAHMNAESLDEIIFTKSTTEAINLVAQSFGQMAIGEGDEILLSYLEHHSNIVPWQLVAERVGATVKAVPIDQNGELLMEEYKNLLTDKTKIVAITHVSNAIGTVTPIKEIIQIAHQQDVPVLVDGSQAIPHMKVDVQDLDADFYVFTGHKIFAPTGIGVLYGKEKWLEKMPPYQGGGDMINRVTFEKTTYATGHSKFEAGTPPIVQAIGLGTAIDYTNGIGFDAIGAHEQSLLAYATEQLGQLNNVRIIGQAKHKAAIVSFTMDGIHPHDIGTIVDQAGVAVRVGHHCAQPLMDFYDVPSTVRASFALYNNKQDVDELVKSIQMVQEFFR, from the coding sequence ATGACTACATTTGACGTAGAAAAAATCCGTGAGGATTTCCCGATCTTCAAAGAAAAAATCCACGGCAAGCGGCTAACTTTTCTGGATAGTGGTGCGTCCGCACAAAAACCAACAGTCGTCTTAGATGCGATCAACAAAGCCTACAGCCAGACTTATGCCAACGTGCATCGGGGTGTCCATTATCTGAGCCAAAAATCCACGGAACTATATGAAGGCGCCCGGGAAACAGTTCGCGCCCATATGAATGCTGAAAGTCTGGATGAAATTATCTTCACCAAAAGTACGACAGAAGCTATCAATCTGGTCGCACAGTCCTTCGGCCAGATGGCCATTGGTGAAGGCGATGAAATTCTTCTGTCCTATCTTGAGCATCACTCCAATATTGTACCGTGGCAACTCGTCGCGGAACGGGTTGGTGCAACGGTAAAGGCCGTTCCAATTGATCAGAACGGCGAGTTATTGATGGAGGAATATAAAAACCTCCTGACTGACAAAACAAAGATCGTAGCTATCACTCATGTGTCCAACGCAATTGGAACCGTGACGCCCATCAAGGAAATCATCCAGATTGCCCACCAGCAAGACGTTCCCGTTCTGGTCGATGGATCACAGGCTATTCCCCATATGAAAGTGGATGTGCAAGATCTGGATGCGGATTTTTATGTTTTCACGGGCCATAAGATTTTTGCCCCAACCGGCATTGGTGTTCTTTACGGCAAAGAAAAGTGGCTGGAGAAAATGCCGCCCTATCAAGGCGGCGGTGACATGATCAACCGGGTCACTTTTGAAAAAACAACCTATGCAACAGGCCACAGCAAATTCGAAGCTGGTACACCCCCGATTGTCCAGGCAATCGGGCTTGGCACTGCAATTGACTATACGAACGGTATTGGTTTTGACGCCATTGGCGCGCATGAACAGTCTTTGCTTGCATATGCGACTGAACAGTTAGGCCAGTTAAATAATGTCAGGATTATTGGTCAGGCCAAACACAAGGCTGCGATCGTGTCCTTCACAATGGACGGTATTCACCCCCATGATATTGGCACCATTGTCGATCAGGCTGGTGTTGCGGTTCGTGTCGGACATCATTGTGCACAGCCCTTGATGGATTTTTATGATGTCCCGTCAACAGTTCGGGCTTCGTTCGCCCTCTACAACAACAAGCAGGATGTGGACGAATTGGTAAAATCTATTCAAATGGTGCAGGAGTTCTTTCGCTGA
- the sufD gene encoding Fe-S cluster assembly protein SufD, with protein sequence MKTLSPLAQKYVDRFETALETLPGAGNRHIETLRKSGLKRFEGTDFPNKRIEDWRFTNLSEFSKKFGEVANDGTSPLSNADFHTELEVVFIDGVFSAEHSKLSNLPDGVRLSSFAEDLQKDMALSLPEDENRSLYLLNTAFMQDGYCLYVEDETQVDTPLVIRFLNNNGTEGRHLRNRILMGKDSSLTLFEIHEGTGSYFSNPVTTVMLGEGAELSHYKLQNESTDAYHLALTDAELTTGSTYSNFSLSFGSKLSRNEFHTRIIGADVCSELNGAYLIGGQQHCDTTTLTEHLVPQNESKQIYKGVLDGKAHGVFQGKIHIHEDAQKVSGDQLSKALLLSDTSQVSVKPELEIYADDVKCSHGATSGELDEDALFYLMARGIDPDTARQMLIEAFLGDVLEEIQHPEIKTYFTQLAANWLSGNRGE encoded by the coding sequence ATGAAGACATTATCCCCCCTCGCCCAAAAATATGTAGATCGATTTGAAACGGCACTTGAAACTTTGCCGGGTGCAGGCAATCGACATATCGAAACGCTTCGAAAATCAGGCCTAAAACGATTTGAAGGAACTGATTTTCCAAACAAACGGATCGAGGACTGGCGCTTCACCAATCTGTCTGAGTTCAGCAAAAAGTTTGGTGAGGTCGCCAATGATGGCACCTCCCCACTCTCCAATGCTGATTTTCATACTGAATTGGAAGTCGTTTTTATTGACGGGGTCTTTTCCGCTGAGCACAGCAAACTATCGAACCTTCCGGATGGAGTTCGCCTCTCTTCTTTTGCTGAGGATCTGCAAAAAGACATGGCGCTTTCATTGCCGGAGGATGAAAACCGTTCCCTATATTTGCTGAACACTGCTTTTATGCAGGATGGATACTGCCTCTATGTTGAAGATGAAACTCAGGTCGATACGCCTCTTGTCATTCGCTTCCTGAATAATAATGGAACCGAAGGTCGACACCTTCGAAATCGGATCCTGATGGGTAAAGACAGTTCTCTGACACTTTTCGAAATTCACGAAGGCACGGGAAGTTATTTCTCCAACCCGGTGACTACAGTCATGCTGGGGGAAGGCGCCGAACTCTCCCACTACAAATTGCAGAATGAAAGTACAGACGCTTATCATTTAGCCCTTACCGACGCAGAGCTGACAACTGGGTCGACATACAGCAATTTCAGCCTGTCCTTTGGATCGAAGCTCTCTCGCAATGAATTTCATACACGGATCATTGGCGCTGACGTGTGCAGCGAGTTAAACGGCGCTTATCTCATCGGTGGCCAACAACATTGCGATACAACAACCTTGACCGAGCATCTGGTGCCTCAGAATGAAAGCAAACAGATCTATAAGGGGGTACTGGACGGCAAAGCACATGGTGTTTTCCAGGGTAAAATCCATATCCATGAAGACGCGCAGAAAGTATCAGGTGATCAGCTAAGTAAGGCGTTGCTTTTGTCAGATACTTCACAGGTCTCAGTCAAACCAGAGCTAGAAATCTATGCTGATGACGTCAAATGCAGTCACGGCGCCACATCCGGTGAATTGGATGAAGATGCCCTGTTTTATCTGATGGCTCGTGGCATTGATCCAGATACTGCTCGGCAAATGCTGATCGAAGCTTTTCTAGGTGATGTTCTGGAAGAGATTCAACATCCTGAGATCAAAACCTATTTCACCCAACTGGCGGCAAATTGGCTGTCTGGAAATCGGGGCGAGTGA
- the sufC gene encoding Fe-S cluster assembly ATPase SufC produces MEIKDLHATVHGKEILKGISLTINPGEVHAIMGPNGAGKSTLSYVLSGRDGYEVTSGSVTYMGKDLLEMDPDERACSGVFLAFQYPVEIPGVASATFLKTALNAQRKFRGEEELDAMQFLKLVREKSKELDIKDDMLKRPVNVGFSGGEKKRNEVLQMSLLEPSLMILDETDSGLDIDALKIAADGVNRLRSPERSALVITHYQRLLDYIVPDFVHVLADGKIVKSGDKTLALELEEKGYADISAA; encoded by the coding sequence TTGGAAATTAAAGACCTTCACGCCACAGTGCATGGCAAGGAAATCCTAAAAGGCATTAGCCTCACCATCAACCCTGGTGAAGTCCATGCGATCATGGGCCCAAATGGTGCTGGTAAAAGCACTTTATCCTACGTTCTTTCCGGGCGGGATGGATATGAGGTCACATCCGGATCCGTCACCTATATGGGGAAAGATCTCCTGGAGATGGATCCGGATGAGCGTGCCTGTAGCGGTGTTTTTCTAGCCTTTCAGTATCCGGTTGAAATCCCCGGTGTTGCCTCAGCGACTTTCCTTAAAACGGCCCTTAACGCGCAACGTAAGTTCCGCGGAGAGGAAGAACTTGATGCCATGCAATTTTTGAAACTTGTTCGGGAAAAATCCAAAGAGCTGGACATTAAAGATGATATGTTGAAGCGGCCTGTAAATGTGGGCTTCTCCGGCGGTGAGAAAAAACGAAATGAGGTTCTGCAAATGTCTTTGCTGGAGCCAAGTTTGATGATCCTGGATGAAACAGATAGTGGTCTTGATATTGACGCCCTGAAGATTGCAGCGGATGGAGTGAACCGGCTTCGCTCACCGGAGAGATCAGCACTTGTCATCACTCATTATCAGCGACTGCTGGACTACATCGTTCCCGATTTCGTGCATGTGCTGGCAGACGGCAAGATTGTCAAATCAGGCGATAAGACACTGGCGCTGGAACTGGAGGAAAAAGGATATGCAGATATTAGTGCAGCTTAA
- the sufB gene encoding Fe-S cluster assembly protein SufB produces MAVSQETVEQVASVSEKYKYGFVSDIEAETAPKGLNEDIIRFISTKKEEPEWMLEWRLKAYRYWLEMEEPDWAKVNYPKIDFQDIYYYSAPKKKDKIKSLDEVDPEILEVYNKLGIPLKEQEVLAGVEGASNVAVDAVFDSVSVATTFRERLEKEGVIFCPISEAIQKHPDLVKKYLGSVVPYTDNYYATLNCAVFTDGSFVYIPKGVRCPMELSTYFRINAAQTGQFERTLIIADDDSYVSYLEGCTAPMRDENQLHAAVVELVALENAEIKYSTVQNWYPGDENGKGGIYNFVTKRAACRGANSKVSWTQVETGSAVTWKYPSCILQGDNSVGEFYSIAITNNLQQADTGTKMIHLGKNTTSTIISKGISAGRAQSTYRGLVRMGRKADNARNHTVCDSLLIGDRCGAHTVPYIENQNRSAKIEHEATTSKVSEEQLFYCQQRGLSEEESMALIVNGFCKDVLQKLPMEFAVEAQKLVGISLEGSVG; encoded by the coding sequence ATGGCTGTTAGCCAGGAAACTGTTGAACAAGTTGCATCCGTATCAGAAAAATACAAATACGGATTTGTCAGCGACATTGAAGCAGAAACAGCCCCAAAAGGGCTTAATGAAGATATCATTCGCTTCATTTCGACTAAAAAAGAAGAGCCGGAATGGATGCTGGAATGGCGTCTGAAAGCCTATCGGTATTGGCTTGAAATGGAAGAGCCCGACTGGGCGAAAGTCAATTATCCGAAGATCGATTTTCAGGATATCTATTATTACTCGGCTCCAAAGAAAAAAGACAAAATCAAAAGCCTTGATGAAGTGGATCCGGAAATCCTTGAAGTCTACAACAAGCTCGGTATTCCGCTCAAAGAGCAGGAAGTCCTCGCAGGTGTTGAAGGGGCATCAAATGTCGCTGTGGACGCCGTATTTGACAGCGTCTCAGTTGCGACTACCTTCCGTGAACGGCTGGAGAAGGAAGGGGTAATTTTTTGCCCCATTTCAGAAGCCATTCAGAAGCATCCAGATCTTGTGAAAAAATATCTGGGCTCAGTGGTTCCCTATACAGACAATTACTACGCAACGCTAAACTGTGCAGTCTTTACAGATGGCTCATTCGTTTACATTCCGAAAGGTGTGCGCTGCCCCATGGAGCTAAGCACCTACTTCCGGATTAACGCAGCGCAAACAGGCCAGTTCGAACGGACCCTCATTATCGCTGATGACGACAGCTATGTCAGTTATCTGGAAGGTTGCACCGCACCGATGCGGGATGAAAATCAGCTTCATGCAGCGGTCGTTGAACTGGTGGCCCTGGAAAATGCAGAGATTAAATATTCCACTGTTCAGAACTGGTATCCTGGTGATGAAAACGGCAAGGGTGGAATTTATAACTTTGTGACAAAACGTGCGGCCTGCCGGGGCGCAAATTCCAAAGTTAGCTGGACACAAGTTGAAACCGGTTCAGCTGTTACTTGGAAATACCCTTCCTGTATCTTGCAGGGCGATAATTCAGTCGGTGAATTTTATTCTATCGCGATTACCAACAACCTGCAGCAGGCTGATACCGGGACGAAGATGATCCATTTGGGTAAAAACACCACGAGCACCATCATCTCCAAGGGTATTTCTGCTGGTCGCGCCCAAAGCACATATCGTGGTCTTGTTCGGATGGGCCGTAAAGCAGATAACGCACGCAATCACACGGTTTGTGACAGCTTGCTTATTGGCGACCGGTGCGGCGCTCATACGGTTCCTTATATTGAGAACCAGAACCGCTCTGCCAAAATTGAACATGAGGCGACCACCTCAAAGGTGAGTGAAGAGCAACTATTCTATTGTCAGCAGCGTGGGCTTTCTGAAGAAGAAAGCATGGCGCTGATTGTAAATGGCTTTTGTAAGGACGTATTGCAAAAGCTGCCTATGGAATTCGCAGTCGAGGCCCAGAAACTGGTTGGGATCAGTCTGGAAGGCAGCGTTGGTTAA
- a CDS encoding SUF system Fe-S cluster assembly regulator codes for MIKLSKMTDYGVVIMSEMARIEGRVMTAPDLSLHTGLTVPTAAKILRILSKSNLLTSIRGAHGGYRLDRKPTEISIAEIVRVLEGPVAVTSCVDTSHDDCSVEECCPMRGGWEKINRAINTAMEEVTLADMCQGSSAPLPRLNKTAASGLPSLNVTE; via the coding sequence ATGATTAAACTGAGCAAAATGACAGACTATGGCGTTGTGATCATGTCAGAAATGGCACGGATCGAAGGGCGCGTCATGACAGCACCGGATTTATCTCTACACACCGGGTTGACCGTTCCGACGGCCGCCAAAATCCTGCGCATTTTGTCCAAAAGTAACCTTTTGACATCTATTCGAGGTGCCCATGGAGGATACCGGCTGGATCGTAAACCGACCGAGATTTCTATTGCCGAAATTGTGAGAGTTTTAGAAGGACCAGTTGCTGTTACATCTTGCGTAGATACAAGTCACGACGACTGCTCAGTTGAAGAATGTTGCCCCATGCGCGGCGGTTGGGAAAAAATCAATCGTGCCATTAATACTGCAATGGAAGAAGTCACCCTGGCCGATATGTGTCAGGGCAGTTCTGCCCCCCTACCCAGGCTCAACAAAACCGCTGCAAGTGGTTTGCCGAGCCTCAATGTAACGGAGTGA
- a CDS encoding glyoxalase superfamily protein, whose product MSYDIKGAIPILRIFDIEKAREFYLDFLGFEEDWLHQPEEQPTYRQISRDGLVLHLTEHYADSVPGVRIFIPTGDIEGFHQELHLKSFKFANPGLDTVPWGVEFTVTDPFGNRLTFCKQQSGE is encoded by the coding sequence ATGAGTTATGATATAAAAGGCGCAATCCCAATCTTAAGAATTTTTGATATTGAGAAAGCGAGAGAATTTTATCTCGACTTCTTAGGGTTCGAGGAGGACTGGCTGCATCAGCCTGAGGAGCAACCTACTTATCGTCAAATTTCCAGAGATGGTTTAGTCCTTCATCTCACAGAACATTACGCGGATAGTGTCCCTGGGGTGCGTATATTTATTCCAACGGGTGATATTGAGGGTTTCCATCAGGAGCTCCACTTGAAATCGTTTAAATTTGCCAATCCAGGCTTGGATACGGTTCCTTGGGGTGTTGAGTTCACCGTGACAGACCCGTTTGGAAATCGCCTGACTTTTTGTAAACAACAATCTGGAGAATAG
- a CDS encoding class I SAM-dependent methyltransferase, producing MNFTEKVDHCRACLSPNIKDTVKQDEMQFSECSDCGFIFMNPMIDQASIAAYYRDYPGTASYKRKADKKFRRARSRMRRLSKKISGGRFLDIGCSAGFVVKAAQEKGFNAYGIDLSEEAIEYGKQEFPGCHFDIMAIEQAADQYEPFDLLYTSEVIEHVLDPDSFADSLSRLMKPGSLVYLTTPDAGHIFRPKDIKAWHEFKPPEHCLYFTKKALQILFARHGIQLIRKTLTNKTGLKILARKV from the coding sequence ATGAATTTCACTGAAAAAGTTGACCATTGCAGGGCATGTTTAAGTCCGAATATCAAAGATACAGTGAAACAGGATGAGATGCAGTTCAGCGAATGCTCCGACTGTGGTTTTATCTTTATGAACCCAATGATTGATCAGGCAAGTATCGCTGCTTATTACAGAGACTATCCAGGAACTGCGAGCTACAAGCGAAAAGCAGATAAAAAGTTCCGCCGGGCTAGAAGCCGAATGAGGCGTTTGTCAAAGAAGATCTCCGGTGGTCGTTTCTTGGATATTGGCTGCAGTGCGGGTTTTGTGGTCAAGGCGGCTCAAGAAAAGGGGTTCAACGCTTACGGTATTGATCTAAGTGAAGAAGCCATTGAATACGGTAAGCAAGAGTTCCCTGGGTGTCACTTTGATATTATGGCGATTGAACAGGCGGCAGATCAGTATGAGCCTTTTGACCTGCTATATACATCAGAAGTGATTGAACATGTTCTGGATCCTGACAGCTTTGCAGATAGTCTGTCCAGGTTGATGAAGCCTGGTTCCCTCGTTTACCTCACCACGCCAGATGCAGGACATATTTTCAGGCCGAAAGATATTAAGGCGTGGCATGAATTCAAACCCCCTGAGCATTGTCTCTATTTTACAAAAAAGGCTCTACAAATCTTGTTCGCCAGGCATGGTATTCAGTTGATCCGAAAAACTCTAACCAATAAGACAGGGCTTAAAATCCTGGCGCGGAAGGTTTGA
- a CDS encoding glycosyltransferase family 9 protein, which translates to MRQKKILFVTSNRLGDAVLTTGVLEHLISEEPDALVTIVCGHIPAEIFRSNPKVHLVVAIKKRKYSLHWWDAFKAIDGIYWDRIVDFRGSPLGFLPCRKRHIWSSPPDDEAKTLSNAKMIGLQQPIPPLIRTNGFHLRSDLTQALSDDPVLAIGPTANHPLKQWDADNYANLARSLTSETGILPGAKIMIFGAPGEEEQAEKVIGQLPAKQVLNFVGKTNPMEAAALISKAKLFIGNDSGLMHTALAVKVPTVALFGIGKPKVYGPIGPNSLCLVGSPAGEDITTKTVTDPNGQIKRIERLPLEVVLEQVQTFYQSLKE; encoded by the coding sequence ATGAGACAAAAGAAGATCCTCTTTGTTACCTCTAATAGGCTTGGAGATGCGGTCCTGACGACAGGTGTGCTTGAGCATTTGATCTCAGAAGAACCAGATGCTCTTGTGACAATAGTTTGCGGGCATATCCCGGCAGAGATTTTTCGAAGTAACCCCAAGGTTCATCTGGTTGTTGCCATCAAGAAGCGGAAATATAGTCTTCATTGGTGGGATGCTTTTAAGGCAATTGACGGTATTTATTGGGACCGAATTGTTGATTTTCGGGGAAGCCCTCTTGGGTTTCTACCTTGTCGAAAGAGACATATCTGGTCGTCTCCACCTGATGATGAGGCCAAGACGCTATCCAATGCTAAGATGATTGGGCTTCAACAACCAATACCCCCTTTGATCAGGACTAACGGTTTTCACCTCCGATCAGATTTAACGCAAGCTCTTTCGGATGATCCGGTTCTGGCGATCGGACCAACAGCTAATCACCCCTTAAAACAGTGGGATGCAGATAATTATGCAAATCTTGCCAGGTCTTTGACGTCAGAGACGGGAATATTGCCCGGCGCTAAGATCATGATTTTTGGTGCCCCGGGAGAAGAAGAGCAGGCTGAGAAAGTCATCGGCCAATTGCCTGCCAAACAAGTTTTAAACTTTGTGGGCAAAACCAATCCGATGGAGGCGGCAGCTTTGATTTCCAAAGCAAAGCTTTTTATTGGAAATGACTCGGGCCTGATGCACACAGCGCTGGCGGTGAAGGTGCCCACAGTTGCACTGTTTGGCATCGGTAAACCCAAGGTTTACGGGCCTATTGGTCCAAATAGTTTATGTTTAGTCGGCTCCCCCGCAGGGGAGGACATTACGACCAAAACAGTTACAGATCCCAATGGTCAAATCAAAAGAATAGAGAGACTTCCGCTTGAAGTTGTTCTGGAACAGGTCCAAACTTTCTACCAGTCACTGAAAGAGTAA
- a CDS encoding DUF169 domain-containing protein, translated as MTALEGHYDWDAILSGLNQYLRIRATPIGMKLFETVEEMEAIDRIRRPNSIHTADQIVGQACRLGWTVGATAEDFVGSQCGAVLGLHPQDAEWEKGERYVGVWWESPEDTKKHQQEMTVVPFGKYKAMAVSPLTTGRLDPPDICLIYATPAQMILFINGLQWAGYKKLDFSVVGESSCADSWGRALSTGEPSLSLPCFAERRYGGVMEDELLMAIPPAYLPKTIEGLAKLAKNGLRYPIPPYSVQNDARAGLGYSYGNK; from the coding sequence ATGACTGCGCTAGAGGGACATTATGACTGGGATGCAATATTAAGTGGTCTGAACCAGTATTTAAGAATTCGGGCCACTCCTATCGGAATGAAATTATTCGAGACTGTTGAGGAGATGGAGGCGATTGATCGGATCAGACGCCCAAACTCAATTCATACAGCGGATCAGATCGTCGGACAGGCTTGCCGTCTGGGCTGGACCGTTGGGGCAACTGCCGAAGATTTCGTCGGTTCTCAATGTGGGGCGGTTCTGGGCTTGCATCCGCAGGACGCTGAATGGGAAAAAGGGGAGCGATATGTTGGTGTTTGGTGGGAGAGCCCGGAAGATACCAAAAAACACCAGCAGGAAATGACAGTGGTGCCTTTTGGAAAATACAAGGCCATGGCTGTCTCCCCATTGACGACTGGGCGGTTAGATCCACCGGATATATGTCTTATTTATGCGACGCCTGCGCAGATGATCCTGTTCATCAATGGATTGCAATGGGCTGGATATAAAAAACTTGATTTCTCGGTGGTTGGGGAAAGCTCCTGCGCTGATAGTTGGGGACGGGCTTTGTCAACTGGTGAACCTAGTCTATCTCTGCCCTGTTTTGCGGAGCGTCGCTATGGCGGGGTGATGGAGGATGAATTGCTCATGGCAATCCCGCCGGCATATCTACCCAAAACCATTGAAGGGCTGGCTAAGCTTGCCAAAAATGGACTTCGTTACCCCATTCCACCTTACAGTGTCCAGAATGATGCCCGGGCAGGTCTAGGTTATAGTTACGGAAATAAGTAG
- a CDS encoding gamma-glutamylcyclotransferase has product MSNFLFVYGTLRRDFPGPMIKEVRRYCQFVETGTVRGKLYDLGSYPGFVDVKKDAIDIVGDIMELKSPDALAVFDEYEECGPSDPKPWPYVRKRLPVLGAGGKKRSAWVYLYTRSTVGFTEINSGDFLTYWCK; this is encoded by the coding sequence GTGTCGAATTTCTTGTTTGTTTACGGAACCTTGCGGCGTGATTTCCCGGGACCAATGATCAAAGAAGTCCGCCGTTATTGCCAGTTTGTTGAAACGGGTACTGTTAGAGGAAAGCTTTATGATCTTGGATCCTATCCCGGGTTTGTAGATGTGAAGAAGGATGCAATAGACATTGTGGGTGATATCATGGAGCTGAAATCACCAGATGCACTTGCTGTTTTTGATGAGTATGAGGAATGCGGTCCCAGCGACCCAAAGCCATGGCCATATGTCCGAAAACGATTGCCAGTTTTGGGGGCGGGGGGCAAAAAACGGTCTGCTTGGGTGTATCTCTACACCAGATCCACAGTAGGTTTTACTGAGATCAATTCAGGTGATTTCCTAACCTACTGGTGTAAGTAA